AATATATACCAGTCTCCGCCATAAAGACATCTTTGGTCTTTGCACactcctttttttaatttcgaCTTTCGAGTCAGTTATTGAGTTTTTATAAATTCGTAGGTTACTTTGAAAATCAGATATTTCGAAATTAAATTTGAGATAAAATTATTTGGTTAATAAAGGTATAATTCATCTCAAATAAATTTACGAATCATCTAATAGCGAAAAGTTTCACTcccaaaattttgaataataaatttctcTATCACTCTATCATAACCTTTTTTATATtgagaataagaaaaataatttagcatgaaaaaaagacaaacttttatattttatataactaaCACTTTAATTGAAAGATTCATACAAAAGAAAGGTGAACATGATTTATATCTTCATTGATATAATAAGATTCTATAATGAGCAtacaaaatcattaataaaaaatcgATTCATTATTGTTACAAATCAACCTTACTTCTCTGGAAGTAGTAATAAGCAGCATCAAGGTTTAAGAAACCAAAACTCTCTGCACATAATGTTTCAACCCCAAAACACTCTTAACCGCGAAGTGATGCCCGAGGGACAGCAGGTAAGCCTAGTTCATCTTCAGCCTGTGCATCACAAAGTCGATAAAAGGTGTCAAAGTTAGTTATATGTTCAACGAAGAAATACGAACATTACAGAATTAGAAACCACCGCGAGAAAGATTTGGGACTGAGATATTAACTTGTTTCTATCCCAAAAGATGCAGCAGCATCTAATGCTTAAGATATATGATATAAAGATCGAGTGGCCAAGGTTGAGGGGACTTGTGACTTATGTTGCAGGTTTGAGCCCTGCACCATGCAGACTACACACttggtatttaagtggagaagggcAGCTCATTATCCCCCCCGAATCTCAAAGGATGAGGTTGGTCCTAAGGGCGAGACCCCGGACAGATTCTCagtcatcaaaataaaagatatgtGATGTAGATAtgtaaaatacatataataattaaCCATCCATTGCATATGTATAAAAATTACATGCTTAACAGAAAAGAGGTCGATTAGTTTTCAGGTCTAATTGACGAATACCTGAGGATTAGCTCTACCAGCTGGCATTGACGCGTGTCCCATTGGTGCTGATGGCATGTTAAGCTCTGAATCCAGATCTGGTTCCTTGTCAGGTTGTAGGTATGAAGGaacaccttcttcaaactccatgTCCGCTTCCAGAGCATCAAGCTCTGATAAAGAAGTAAGGTTAAATATACATCAAACATGTTTTCACTATAATATTCAAATGTACAAGAACTAATCTTACCGCCCATGAGCTCTTCTTCATCAACGTCATCAGGCACACCGTAGCTTCTACCAAGAGTCTCTTGAATTTCATTGCTTACATCCATCAGGTCTGTCATTTCATCTTGTAGGTTCTACATAACATAAGAGTATCACATCACAACATGGATAAACTTCATAGCCATAGTTGTAAATAGAAAAGGAAGAGATTAAACTCAGGGAAGCTTAAGAAAAACTTAAATGGTAATGGAGAATACATACATCTACGTCTTGAATGCTCACAGTTTTCATCATTCCTTTTAATTCTTTGTTCGCTGACTTCATTGCTGCCATCTGAAGAAACATAGTCAAGTTAATAATGGAAAATTCCACTCAAAGCAAATCAAACCCATTGCTCAAATGTGCCTTCAACACAAACATTTGAACTAAGATGGAAGCAATTGGAGAATAAGAAACTCTAGGGGACACAAATAGAAATCCCTTCCTCATGACAATTTGGTTGTCCTCCTACCTCTAGGGAGGTAGGCAGCAGGTTCCCATCAGGTTACAGAATAAGCTTCGCTTGACAAGCCTTGAGCTGTGCCCAATGGAGCGCTACCAAGAAAAAGACACACTTCACCATGAATTTGATATAACCAAAAATGTCTGATAAGCGCAGAAACTCCTAAGCTCAATATCAAAAACTGTGCTGGATGATGGCCAGTAAATAGTATAAGATCTAATTTTTCTCCTCCCGAAAACAGAATTCAGTCAAACTTTAGAGGAAAGGCAACTTATTTCAAGGAGCATGcactattattaaaaaaatgatgctGCATGATATATAACAAGAGAGTCACAGATGAACTTCAAGCACAAAAAGTTTTTAGACTCGTGGATCAGTGGAATGTCAAAACCGACCGTGGTCAAGTTCTGCACTTGCAGATAAGAATTACATATTGAAGCAGTTCATCAACGATTCTACAAATAAGATAAACATTTTGTTATTGTGAAAAAGGTAACTCGTGCAAAAGAATGGATTCCATTTAACATTTAACATACTGTTTGCTGAGCATCTTTGATCCCCTCAGCAGCAAACGAGACTTGGTCTAAGTTGTATGTCTGATTGTAGAGCATGTCTCGCTGACCTTCATACCTGTTGATTATTCATCGGATAACTTATGCATTTGTCAGAACAATATGTAAAATACATGACCTAAGACTATAAAACaagcaaaagaagaaagagaaatataCTAAATAGTGTTTCAGAATGTAATTTCTACCTCAAACAAGAAAGTGGAAATCATAGCCCATCTAAGTATAAGAGTGCAGCACCAAGGGCAAAAATTACTGGTCAATGAAGTTGGCGCAAAGACTACAAGCTCTGGGTGATTTCTTTCTATCCCCTAAGTCTTGGGGCAAAGTTGTCCGGTACCTATGTTGGAGGGAGGTAGCAGGTACTCGGTGGAATAGTCAAGGTGCGCTCAAGTTCGGCTCAACACCTCCATCatcaaaaaaggagaaaaaagtgCATTACAGTATATTGTATATAGATTTAATAGCCCGGCACTGCCTACTTTTGCTTCAGATATGACAACAACAACTAATCCACTGTTTCTGTTTCTCATAACATGGTAACGACAAAGGATCCCCAAATACGTTTCTTTTCATGTTATTCATGTGTGTGTAGGTTATGTATGAGCGAGCGAGAGAGAACTGTTAAATTGAGTTCGATTATTTCATCTCAGAACTTAAACTAATTGACTTTCACATGTTAGTAGACACTCATCACAAGTAATTGAACTTCATAATTTGACAAGCCACTTTAAGCCTCATTAAACTCAATGTAATGGCATATAATTTAACTCACATTCTCTTTTGCTTCAACACTCTCATAGCTCGAGCTTTTACTGCCTCCTGAGCTGGACCTGGTCGAGTCTTCTTTAGCTGTTCCTTGTACCTTGCAAGTTCAGCATCAAGCTTCTTGATTTTCTCTTCCACTGACTCACCTCTTTTATTGATCTGGACAATTAAGAAGCAATCAAAAGGATCAGAGATTACTCATGCAAACAACCAACAGTAATCACCAAACTTCAGAgagctaaaataataaaaaagatattccAGTTTAATCAACTGGAAACCATACAAGCAGCCATCTCTTCATTATACTACAAAAGTTTTGCCTCAATTTGCTTTCCACTAAAACTATTTTTGAAGTCTAGCAATCTGTCCTTGAGtactatttttttcaacattttccGTAAAATCCAACTTCTTATCTAGTATCTATTAATTccgtaaaatatattatgcatctcaagctcGAGTTTACATATTAAacgcaacacgaggacttcccatgACAGCAGAGGTAGACAGAATAATCTACTACTACTAATGCTCGAGTTTACATATTGAgcgcaacacgaggacttcccatgACAGCAGAGGTAGACAAAGTAATAGATACGTCTGAAAAAGTCACtaatattttacataaattcaaTTCTGAACCGttaatttcaaaagaataataacaaCAGAACTAAAATCCTAGATTAACTTCTGCATGACACACATACTCACCCTCCACCTAACTAATACTATCAATTGAGCTCATTAGACTTCAGACTCCTGATACAATCAGAATTCAGATTTACTAGTAACCCACCATTCCTTAACGATAGAGGGAGCTCAATTGTTAGAAAACCGCagaaaacatgaaattttacCTCATCGAAACAgccataataaacaaaaaaaactaagaaaaattgCATTCTATGCATGCTTAGCAGAAAACATTGGGGAAAAAACCCAGTTCAAACAGTACCAAAAATTCCAACAGAAATGGCAGTATTTGTGCATAAATTAGCAGAAAACATTCCAAAAATTCTAGTTCAAAGCAGCTACACAACACATTGTAactaaacaaacaaacaaaaacccaaaaaaacgAAGAGAATTGAAATTTGTTTGCATAATTTAGCAGTATTCTAAACTACAGATCTAGTTTGtcggaaaaaaataataattacccTATCGGAAGCATCTTGAACAGACGGAGCAGGTTGTGTTTCCTTCTTAATGCCGAAAACTCTCTTCATCTCTCAATCTTCTTCTTCGCCGGTCACAAAATTCTAGGGTTTCTGATTCAATCGGAGTTCAATTTCGTACTTTTCTAACAAAAAATGATCCGTTGCGTTGTCttgaaaaaaaaggttaaaaatacaatttaacttttacatcttttttgcttttttaatTTGAACTATCATCGATTATTTATTAAATCACGCAATGAAATTGATTAGACCAAGTGTTTCGTCATAATCACAAGACATGTGGTAATGTCCACGAGGCAGCTAACTCATTAATTTCGAGGTAcgttttgataaatatttcttctatttcaaTTTACGTGATACATTTTGAAGTTTGAGATTAAACAAATCTATCTTTAGCCgtaataatttcatatatattttaattattttaaattatcaattatatagatttatagtactttttgtgtagtttataaatatataaatttcattctaATAAATTTAGAGATACAATGAGCAAATTCTCgatcaaacttaaattgtttgactCTCGAAAAATGAAATGTGTCATATAACTTGAAACAGAGGATAGATAATAATAGTTTAAGttgaaaatataactttttcatagtttcaaatagaatgatacttcattttttttaaaaaaaaaaaacacattatatctattttatttctttacttttcaCCGGATATTTGCTTTGAggtttgattatttaaatttgtactCAAAATTCTTTCTTAGAGAAGGACAATTAAGAACGACTTTGAGATTTTTAGTATTAAAATTCACATGATGCgtgaaaaatattaaactcgcacccaaaattatatttttatgagaGGAAAAAATTACTTAAGATTAGTATGACCACAACATAACGATAACACAAGAATCCGAGAAATGATCCAAAttcttaaaaatacttttactGAATATAAATAAGTAGATAAAAGTGACGTTCTAAAGCTACGTAATTGAAACGGAGTAATTCGATACAAATTACATTTCCTCAAGTAACACATATTCTACACAAGAAGCAGAAGAATTATGTACAAGAAACACATCTAACTGAATATGAAACATTATGAACAACTATGTTCACAGTGGAACTAGCTAAAGAATACATGTTTAAATCTCACAAGTTTATTGAAGTTCAGATAGCAAACCAAGTTGTTTTCGAGTCCTCCCAACGAATAAATCTCCCGATTTTATCATCCCTGGAAGGCGTCCAATACACGATAAACAGTAAAACTGTGCTACAGCTTCTCTTTTGCCTAGAGCGATTAACGACAATGGTAAAGCAGGTTTATATACATTCAAGTTGTTGTCGTTAGCGTTCTTCATTAACAATCTTATGTTCTTGGCAGCTATCCCCGCGTGTCTTTGAGCCAAATATCCTAGTTTAAGTTCCTGCATTTTTCAACGACACTAAGTAAGAACGTCTTGTGATGAAACGTACAAACATGATATATAAGAACAAATGCAGTGTTGACCATCAGGACCTTCACAAGATAGGGGTAAGGCTACGTATACACCACCCTCGTGGGATATAACACTGGATATGCATACATCAAGGATCTTGGACCATTGGTTTTTCTGATCCATATCGTGAGTGTATACGTTTGTTTAAAGTCTATGCATTTTTTTGAGGATCTGACACAGGTGTGGTAGCATTTTTGGAGGTACGAGCAATATACGTCTTCTGCATAATGCAGAATAGCATCAGGGTCTTAACGAGTGAGGTTTCTAGAGTTTAGTCAGCTTTTTAACGAGTGAGATTTCCGAGGTAGTAAGGGACATGAAATTTCAGTTTCCTTATCataataaaacaacaacataccccaacctcgtggaggtagagaggttgtgtCCAAAGGTCCTCGACTTAAATGCAGCAGATCAACGtagttataaaaagaaaaaaacaacacTGAAGAAAACATAATAACTAACAAAGAAAGCAGTGCAGAGTCTTCAGAAAAGgaacagtaacaacaacaaagtAGTGCGATCACCGATTACTAGATATCTAAAAGGAGAAACTACAAGAATAAGACTAATACTACGACAGACATTAAACCGCGTTAGCAAGATCTAATCGTTCAAATATGAGTTTTCAGAACCAAAACGTACTAGAGAAAGAGTTTGAAGTGTACTTACAGGGATATCAGTAATATCTCCGATACCAAAGACATTGCTTCGACCCTTGACCTTTAAATTAGAATCAACCATCAACCTTCCATGAATATCCAAACTACCTTTCAAGACGGTTTCTTTTAGCCACCCTGAACCTATCGGCTTTCCAATGCAAATGAAATGACATTCAGCATCTATAGTTTGTCCACCAGATGTTTTGTAAACACCGTCTTTTGCAGTATTTACATCGACAGATTGCCCCAAAATGATTTCGACCTTCCTTGATTTTAACCAATGCACTACCTTATTGCTGGCACTTTCTCCGATAAATTCTAACAACATTGATCCCCTATGTACAATCGTCACCTTCTTATCGGGATAATCCACAGCAATTTCAGCAGCCAGTTCCACGCCTGTTTGTCCTCCCCCGATTATTAATATGGAGCAGGCAGATTTAATCTTTTCATGATCTGTAAACCAATAAAAATGAGTAGAAATGAAGCTATTGACGAGTACGGTAACTCTGTCCACCACAGCTAGAACAAATGCAAAGAAATCATCTActgtttttttttgtctctaTTCATATCTGTCGTCCCTCGGGAAGGTATACAACTACTACAACTCAACCGCAAACTACTTGAGGTTGACCTACGATATTACCTATATTCATTTTGCTTTATTCAGACGTATTTAGTTCCATCGCTAGCAAAGGTTTTGAAGAATGAAAGATCGATCATAATGCTAATTCAACTACAAGTATATCGATTGATCCATGATGTTACCTGTTTGGTATTGAGAAAACTTCTCATCTTTCGTGTAAGCACCAGTTTCCGAGTGACCAGTAGCAATAACAGCAAAGTCATACGCAACTTTGTCGCCTTTTGCAGTTATTACCTCTGTATCCGTGATGTTAGCAGCAGcagatgtaatgacatttccACGGGGAAGGTATTCAGAGTGACTAAAGACGGCTCGTTTTGCAAATGAAGGATCACACATTGACCTTAAGGCAGCCCAAGGAATCTCAAAATACTCCTTCCTGTTCATATTTTTCGTATTCAGCTTAAAAATCCATGTAACATCCAAACGAAAACAGCCAATAAGTGCTTCCATCGCATAATTTGTTACATAATAAGCTATCCGT
This DNA window, taken from Solanum lycopersicum chromosome 5, SLM_r2.1, encodes the following:
- the LOC101248200 gene encoding vacuolar protein sorting-associated protein 60.2, with the translated sequence MKRVFGIKKETQPAPSVQDASDRINKRGESVEEKIKKLDAELARYKEQLKKTRPGPAQEAVKARAMRVLKQKRMYEGQRDMLYNQTYNLDQVSFAAEGIKDAQQTMAAMKSANKELKGMMKTVSIQDVDNLQDEMTDLMDVSNEIQETLGRSYGVPDDVDEEELMGELDALEADMEFEEGVPSYLQPDKEPDLDSELNMPSAPMGHASMPAGRANPQAEDELGLPAVPRASLRG
- the LOC101247919 gene encoding uncharacterized protein, whose translation is MADSVGEKKRVVVIGGGVAGSLIARSLQDEANVTLIDMKEYFEIPWAALRSMCDPSFAKRAVFSHSEYLPRGNVITSAAANITDTEVITAKGDKVAYDFAVIATGHSETGAYTKDEKFSQYQTDHEKIKSACSILIIGGGQTGVELAAEIAVDYPDKKVTIVHRGSMLLEFIGESASNKVVHWLKSRKVEIILGQSVDVNTAKDGVYKTSGGQTIDAECHFICIGKPIGSGWLKETVLKGSLDIHGRLMVDSNLKVKGRSNVFGIGDITDIPELKLGYLAQRHAGIAAKNIRLLMKNANDNNLNVYKPALPLSLIALGKREAVAQFYCLSCIGRLPGMIKSGDLFVGRTRKQLGLLSELQ